The proteins below are encoded in one region of Anguilla anguilla isolate fAngAng1 chromosome 3, fAngAng1.pri, whole genome shotgun sequence:
- the LOC118224276 gene encoding ubiquitin thioesterase OTUB1-like isoform X1 has translation MAEEQQETTQGEMEAGVNCLAYDEAIMAQQDRIQQEIATSNPLVSDRQDLSVLKEEYAQEDTVYQLKIKDLHKKYSYIRKTRPDGNCFYRAFGFSHLESLLDDSKELQRFKAVAAKSKLDLVNQGFTEFTIEDFHNTFMDLIELCEKQPSLGELLGSFNDQSVSDYVVVYLRLLTSGYLQREHGFFQHFIEGGRSVKEFCQQEVEPMSKESDHIHIIALAQALNVSILVEYMDRGEGGTVNHHVFPEGSEPRIFLLYRPGHYDILYK, from the exons CAGGGGTGAACTGCCTTGCGTACGATGAAGCCATTATGGCTCAACAGGACAGGATTCAGCAAGAG atcgCCACCAGTAACCCCTTagtgtcagacagacaggaccTGTCAGTGTTGAAGGAGGAGTATGCACAGGAAGACACTGTATATCAGCTAAAGATAAAG GATTTGCACAAGAAATACTCCTACATCAGGAAGACACGGCCGGACGGTAACTGCTTCTACAGAGCCTTCGGATTCTCCCATTTGGAGTCGCTTCTAGACGACAGCAAGGAGCTTCAGAG GTTCAAAGCGGTTGCGGCCAAAAGCAAACTCGATCTGGTGAATCAGGGGTTCACCGAGTTCACCATCGAAGACTTCCACAACACG TTCATGGACCTGATCGAGCTGTGCGAGAAGCAGCCGTCCCTGGGCGAGCTCCTGGGCTCCTTCAACGACCAGAGCGTGTCGGACTACGTGGTGGTGTACCTGCGGCTGCTGACGTCCGGCTACCTGCAGCGCGAGCACGGCTTCTTCCAGCACTTCATCGAGGGCGGCCGCTCCGTCAAGGAGTTCTGCCAGCAG GAGGTGGAGCCCATGTCAAAAGAGAGCGACCACATCCACATCATCGCCTTGGCGCAGGCCCTGAACGTCTCCATTCTGGTGGAGTACATGGACAGGGGCGAGGGCGGCACGGTTAACCACCACGTCTTCCCAGAAGGCAGCGAGCCGCGCATATTCCTCCTGTATAGGCCGGGCCATTACGACATCCTGTACAAATAG
- the cskmt gene encoding citrate synthase-lysine N-methyltransferase CSKMT, mitochondrial isoform X1, which translates to MAVIASRRSPTRLLTSVRAVLSGAFRQHSSLTTDLIENMDKKETWDRFYRENNVKRDFKNFEWFFGFDSVQDFILPLLRPQPSCATIRRVLDLGCGTSALGPGIYKHSQWPVHVTCADISPVAVQLLQEQANSKPIQPGNPSSRLTFLELDCCRLQARFGEQSLDVIVDKGTTDALLRSREGQPKAGLVLKQCLGVLRQSGCLLQFSDEDPDARVLWLERESGLVARVGVQEVGTLRGVCYYCYMITPCAP; encoded by the exons ATGGCGGTAATTGCTAGCAGACGGTCACCTACAAGATTACTGACCTCAGTGAGAGCCGTCCTTTCAGGGGCATTTCGACAACACAGCAGTCTGACAA CAGACCTCATAGAAAACATGGACAAGAAGGAGACGTGGGACAGGTTTTACCGGGAGAACAACGTGAAGAGGGATTTCAAGAACTTTGAATGGTTCTTCGGCTTTGACAGTGTCCAGGACTTCATCTTGCCGCTACTGCGGCCACAGCCCAGCTGCGCCACCATACGACGCGTTTTGGACCTAGGCTGCGGTACCTCGGCGCTGGGACCCGGCATCTACAAGCACTCCCAATGGCCGGTTCACGTCACGTGCGCCGACATCTCTCCAGTCGCCGTGCAGCTGTTGCAGGAACAGGCGAATAGCAAACCCATTCAACCCGGAAACCCATCCTCCAGACTGACGTTCCTAGAACTGGACTGCTGCCGGCTCCAGGCCAGGTTTGGAGAGCAGAGCTTGGACGTAATCGTCGACAAAGGCACGACTGACGCCCTGTTGCGATCAAGGGAAGGACAGCCGAAGGCGGGCTTGGTCCTGAAGCAGTGCCTTGGTGTGCTACGGCAGTCGGGGTGTCTGCTCCAGTTTTCCGACGAGGACCCTGACGCTAGGGTGCTGTGgttggagagggagagtgggctGGTAGCAAGGGTCGGAGTGCAGGAAGTTGGGACTTTAAGAGGAGTTTGTTACTACTGCTATATGATAACCCCCTGTGCACCTTGA
- the cskmt gene encoding citrate synthase-lysine N-methyltransferase CSKMT, mitochondrial isoform X2, protein MAVIASRRSPTRLLTSVRAVLSGAFRQHSSLTNLIENMDKKETWDRFYRENNVKRDFKNFEWFFGFDSVQDFILPLLRPQPSCATIRRVLDLGCGTSALGPGIYKHSQWPVHVTCADISPVAVQLLQEQANSKPIQPGNPSSRLTFLELDCCRLQARFGEQSLDVIVDKGTTDALLRSREGQPKAGLVLKQCLGVLRQSGCLLQFSDEDPDARVLWLERESGLVARVGVQEVGTLRGVCYYCYMITPCAP, encoded by the exons ATGGCGGTAATTGCTAGCAGACGGTCACCTACAAGATTACTGACCTCAGTGAGAGCCGTCCTTTCAGGGGCATTTCGACAACACAGCAGTCTGACAA ACCTCATAGAAAACATGGACAAGAAGGAGACGTGGGACAGGTTTTACCGGGAGAACAACGTGAAGAGGGATTTCAAGAACTTTGAATGGTTCTTCGGCTTTGACAGTGTCCAGGACTTCATCTTGCCGCTACTGCGGCCACAGCCCAGCTGCGCCACCATACGACGCGTTTTGGACCTAGGCTGCGGTACCTCGGCGCTGGGACCCGGCATCTACAAGCACTCCCAATGGCCGGTTCACGTCACGTGCGCCGACATCTCTCCAGTCGCCGTGCAGCTGTTGCAGGAACAGGCGAATAGCAAACCCATTCAACCCGGAAACCCATCCTCCAGACTGACGTTCCTAGAACTGGACTGCTGCCGGCTCCAGGCCAGGTTTGGAGAGCAGAGCTTGGACGTAATCGTCGACAAAGGCACGACTGACGCCCTGTTGCGATCAAGGGAAGGACAGCCGAAGGCGGGCTTGGTCCTGAAGCAGTGCCTTGGTGTGCTACGGCAGTCGGGGTGTCTGCTCCAGTTTTCCGACGAGGACCCTGACGCTAGGGTGCTGTGgttggagagggagagtgggctGGTAGCAAGGGTCGGAGTGCAGGAAGTTGGGACTTTAAGAGGAGTTTGTTACTACTGCTATATGATAACCCCCTGTGCACCTTGA
- the LOC118224276 gene encoding ubiquitin thioesterase OTUB1-like isoform X2, giving the protein MAEEQQETTQGEMEGVNCLAYDEAIMAQQDRIQQEIATSNPLVSDRQDLSVLKEEYAQEDTVYQLKIKDLHKKYSYIRKTRPDGNCFYRAFGFSHLESLLDDSKELQRFKAVAAKSKLDLVNQGFTEFTIEDFHNTFMDLIELCEKQPSLGELLGSFNDQSVSDYVVVYLRLLTSGYLQREHGFFQHFIEGGRSVKEFCQQEVEPMSKESDHIHIIALAQALNVSILVEYMDRGEGGTVNHHVFPEGSEPRIFLLYRPGHYDILYK; this is encoded by the exons GGGTGAACTGCCTTGCGTACGATGAAGCCATTATGGCTCAACAGGACAGGATTCAGCAAGAG atcgCCACCAGTAACCCCTTagtgtcagacagacaggaccTGTCAGTGTTGAAGGAGGAGTATGCACAGGAAGACACTGTATATCAGCTAAAGATAAAG GATTTGCACAAGAAATACTCCTACATCAGGAAGACACGGCCGGACGGTAACTGCTTCTACAGAGCCTTCGGATTCTCCCATTTGGAGTCGCTTCTAGACGACAGCAAGGAGCTTCAGAG GTTCAAAGCGGTTGCGGCCAAAAGCAAACTCGATCTGGTGAATCAGGGGTTCACCGAGTTCACCATCGAAGACTTCCACAACACG TTCATGGACCTGATCGAGCTGTGCGAGAAGCAGCCGTCCCTGGGCGAGCTCCTGGGCTCCTTCAACGACCAGAGCGTGTCGGACTACGTGGTGGTGTACCTGCGGCTGCTGACGTCCGGCTACCTGCAGCGCGAGCACGGCTTCTTCCAGCACTTCATCGAGGGCGGCCGCTCCGTCAAGGAGTTCTGCCAGCAG GAGGTGGAGCCCATGTCAAAAGAGAGCGACCACATCCACATCATCGCCTTGGCGCAGGCCCTGAACGTCTCCATTCTGGTGGAGTACATGGACAGGGGCGAGGGCGGCACGGTTAACCACCACGTCTTCCCAGAAGGCAGCGAGCCGCGCATATTCCTCCTGTATAGGCCGGGCCATTACGACATCCTGTACAAATAG
- the LOC118223972 gene encoding ependymin-like: MRGASEHRWPSHEWVCLRLSDTMQALALVFLCLCLAGSSWAQKPRPCASPPLQVGSFSSMDGKGNLATYGKYRYDALGQKVRFSQMRTYENRTTTVDLLVLFNERVLYQIDWLRFSCKKKALSSEFQPMEVPRDATLMGQVVVGTASAFGQGLLVNTWVGHDAEKNGTYMAVFTGIGCLPVSAMYHKEETGWTMLSFFNILLGIDDPQVFFPPAFCKYAPLEGTTNVFDAILDKDLMQE; this comes from the exons ATGAGAGGAGCATCAGAGCACCGTTGGCCTTCTCACGAGTGGGTCTGTCTCCGGCTGTCCGACACTATGCAGGCCCTCGCACTGgttttcctctgtctctgcctAGCTGGGAGCAGCTGGGCTCAGAAACCTCGTCCTTGCG CCTCCCCACCTCTTCAGGTTGGAAGCTTCAGTTCG ATGGATGGCAAAGGGAATTTAGCGACTTACGGGAAATACAGGTACGATGCACTGGGGCAGAAGGTGCGATTCTCTCAGATGCGGACGTACGAAAATAGAACAACGACCGTTGACCTGCTGGTGCTCTTCAATGAG CGCGTCTTGTACCAAATCGACTGGCTGAGATTCAGCTGCAAGAAGAAGGCGCTGAGCTCGGAATTTCAGCCGATGGAGGTGCCACGTGACGCCACACTCATGGGACAGGTCGTAGTCGGCACCGCTTCTGCTTTCGGACAGGGTCTGCTGGTGAACACCTGGGTTGGACATGACGCAGAGAAAAACG GCACATACATGGCCGTCTTCACTGGTATCGGTTGCCTTCCCGTCAGCGCTATGTACCACAAGGAGGAGACAGGATGGACAATGCTCAG CTTTTTCAACATTCTGCTCGGCATTGACGACCCCCAAGTCTTTTTCCCGCCCGCGTTCTGCAAATACGCTCCGCTGGAGGGAACAACCAACGTCTTTGATGCCATACTTGACAAAGACCTAATGCAAGAGTAG